A window from Exiguobacterium marinum DSM 16307 encodes these proteins:
- a CDS encoding SMP-30/gluconolactonase/LRE family protein, with protein MERIDASLWIRVRNTLGEGPCWDAELKRFYWVDIEGHTLWWYDEREDEISSFEVGKQVGFVIPKVTDGVVLGLKDGIYEWDEINRELIKIVELDDPEGRLRFNDGKADPYGRIFAGTLHLDDKENQASLYRVDRDGTTTTLMDELTLSNGLTWSPDHSVFYHIDTPTEKIRQYDFDMKTGTLSNGKVVIDFSEEDGFPDGMTSDTEGFLWIAHYAGSKVSRWDPSTGEKVLEVHVPAPNVTSCAFIGDGLNRLAITTAREGMDEEALTEHPDAGSVFIIETDVKGMPLYRFGR; from the coding sequence ATGGAAAGAATAGATGCGTCGTTGTGGATTCGGGTACGAAATACGCTTGGTGAAGGTCCTTGTTGGGATGCTGAGTTGAAGCGTTTCTATTGGGTGGATATCGAAGGTCATACGTTATGGTGGTATGACGAGCGAGAAGACGAGATTTCTTCTTTCGAAGTCGGAAAACAGGTCGGTTTCGTCATTCCAAAAGTGACGGATGGTGTCGTCCTTGGTCTTAAAGACGGGATTTATGAATGGGATGAAATCAACCGGGAGTTAATTAAAATTGTCGAATTGGATGACCCTGAAGGTCGATTACGTTTTAATGATGGGAAAGCCGATCCGTACGGTCGTATTTTTGCCGGGACGCTCCACTTGGACGATAAAGAGAATCAGGCATCTCTCTATCGGGTGGACCGCGATGGAACGACGACAACACTTATGGATGAGTTGACACTTTCAAACGGGTTGACGTGGTCTCCTGACCATTCCGTTTTTTATCATATTGATACACCGACCGAAAAAATTCGACAATATGATTTTGACATGAAGACCGGCACATTGTCGAACGGAAAGGTCGTCATCGACTTTTCGGAAGAGGACGGCTTCCCGGATGGCATGACATCGGATACGGAAGGTTTTTTATGGATCGCACATTATGCAGGAAGTAAAGTATCTCGCTGGGATCCATCGACCGGTGAAAAAGTGTTAGAAGTTCACGTCCCTGCCCCGAATGTCACATCATGCGCCTTCATCGGGGATGGTCTCAATCGATTAGCCATCACAACAGCACGTGAAGGGATGGACGAGGAGGCGTTAACCGAACATCCGGACGCTGGATCGGTATTTATTATCGAGACAGATGTGAAAGGGATGCCGCTTTATCGCTTTGGGCGTTGA
- a CDS encoding GTP-binding protein codes for MKRIPITVLSGYLGSGKTTLLNHILHNRDHKKYAVIVNDMSELNIDEKLIEQGGFSRTDEKLVELSNGCICCTLREDLLTAVDELTKNRDLDGIIIESSGISEPIPVAQTFTYADDALGIDLTSRVYIDAMVTVVDAYRFFKDFNSGESLMERQQAVDTGDVREVVDLLVDQVEFADIIVLNKADRVTEAELQEMKGLLKTLNPSARLLTSTYSDVALDNLLDVRLFDFDQAMHAAGWIQELEAEEHTPETEEYGISSFVYRRRRPFHPERLMNWMEHYPEEIVRAKGFLWIASRNDLACLFSQAGYASTLEHAGRWLATLPENEREAMFASEPELREDYIEPYGDRQNELVLIGQRMDRETVERSLDACLLTDEEMVEPWNAFHDPLPGNGQLVTYSD; via the coding sequence ATGAAACGAATTCCAATTACGGTACTCTCAGGTTATCTTGGTAGCGGGAAGACGACACTGCTCAACCACATTTTACATAACCGTGATCACAAAAAATATGCGGTCATCGTAAACGATATGAGTGAGTTGAACATCGATGAGAAGTTGATTGAACAGGGCGGATTCTCCCGTACCGATGAAAAGTTAGTCGAGCTCTCGAACGGGTGCATTTGCTGTACGTTACGTGAAGATTTGCTCACGGCTGTCGATGAGCTGACAAAGAATCGTGACCTCGATGGGATTATCATCGAGTCATCAGGGATTTCCGAGCCAATTCCCGTCGCACAGACGTTCACGTATGCCGACGACGCCCTTGGGATCGATTTGACGAGCCGTGTCTATATCGATGCGATGGTCACCGTCGTCGACGCGTACCGCTTCTTCAAGGATTTCAATTCCGGTGAATCGCTCATGGAACGTCAACAAGCCGTCGACACAGGTGACGTTCGCGAAGTCGTCGACCTACTCGTCGACCAAGTCGAATTTGCGGATATCATCGTATTGAATAAGGCGGACCGGGTGACTGAAGCGGAGCTGCAGGAGATGAAGGGTCTGCTCAAGACGCTCAACCCGAGCGCACGATTGTTGACTTCGACCTACTCGGACGTGGCGTTAGACAATCTACTAGACGTCCGTTTGTTCGATTTCGATCAGGCGATGCATGCGGCGGGATGGATTCAAGAGCTCGAGGCAGAAGAACATACGCCGGAAACGGAAGAGTATGGGATCAGTTCGTTCGTTTACCGTCGTCGTCGACCGTTCCATCCTGAGCGTTTGATGAATTGGATGGAGCATTATCCAGAAGAAATCGTTCGCGCCAAAGGGTTCTTATGGATCGCGTCACGGAACGACCTTGCCTGTCTCTTCTCTCAAGCCGGATACGCGTCGACGCTCGAACACGCGGGCCGTTGGCTAGCGACACTTCCGGAGAATGAACGAGAGGCGATGTTTGCCTCAGAACCTGAACTACGCGAGGACTACATCGAGCCGTACGGAGATCGACAGAACGAATTGGTCCTCATCGGTCAACGGATGGACCGGGAGACGGTCGAGCGGTCACTTGATGCTTGCTTGTTGACGGATGAGGAGATGGTGGAGCCGTGGAATGCCTTCCATGACCCACTTCCTGGTAATGGCCAACTCGTCACTTATTCAGATTGA
- a CDS encoding class I SAM-dependent methyltransferase, with the protein MSKWNDRYNTDEYVYGTEPNQFLLDFITTHRLEGKHVLAIAEGEGRNAVWLATLGLDVEMWDASKVGLEKAKRLAASRNVSLQTKQIDLNEADWSQDMYDVVVCIFGHFPPHVREKVFAGIRQTLRPGGLFITEVYSTTQLAYGTGGPKDASLLYTEEMFHQLEDDFIPLVLNENVVWREEGTLHHGESAVIQYIGQKR; encoded by the coding sequence TTGTCTAAATGGAACGATCGTTACAATACCGATGAATATGTGTACGGAACGGAGCCAAATCAATTTTTACTCGACTTCATCACAACACATCGGCTTGAAGGAAAACATGTGTTAGCCATCGCTGAAGGAGAAGGTCGAAACGCAGTATGGCTCGCCACACTCGGACTCGACGTCGAGATGTGGGACGCTTCGAAAGTCGGGCTCGAAAAAGCGAAGCGCTTGGCGGCTTCACGAAACGTCTCCCTTCAAACGAAGCAAATTGATTTAAATGAAGCGGACTGGTCGCAAGATATGTATGACGTAGTCGTCTGCATCTTCGGACACTTTCCGCCCCACGTCAGAGAAAAAGTGTTCGCCGGTATTCGACAAACGCTTCGACCTGGTGGCCTATTCATAACAGAAGTTTACTCTACAACCCAACTCGCTTACGGGACAGGCGGACCAAAAGACGCCTCACTTCTGTACACCGAAGAGATGTTTCACCAACTCGAAGACGATTTCATCCCTCTCGTTTTAAACGAGAACGTCGTATGGCGAGAAGAAGGCACGCTCCATCACGGTGAATCCGCTGTGATTCAATATATCGGACAAAAACGATAA